A single region of the Solwaraspora sp. WMMD406 genome encodes:
- the tmk gene encoding dTMP kinase, producing MLGVASYGDWLGLLATSIFAAAQVSGSAAQGAAFGGVIAVRLLPALVLGPVAGVLADRFDRRYTMVICDLLRFVLFASIPLLPMFGASGAVTVAWAAIAIFLIETITLIWIPAKEAAVPNLIPRARLEIANQLTLIATYGITPVLAAISLAVLDAAVRAASGAEPPSWAEPAQLALFFNAASRLATAVVVFYGIKEISGRDGAAERTEQSLLRQFVDGWRFIGKTPLVRGLVLGIFGAFAGGGIVIGTARFFTASLSAGDAAFYLLFAALFVGLGVGIGLGPAVVRDLSRRRWFGLSIVLASGAVLILALSIHLSMAILGAVLVGAAAGMAFLAGITLLGGEIADDVRGRVFAVVQTGTRVVLMLAISLSSVLVGVGGSRQVQFANLGISFSSTRLLLLLAGLFGIFAGLSAFRQMDDKPGVPILADLWGSIRGRPIGPAEPFTASGVFVVFEGGEGAGKSTQVAGLAEALRGQGREVVVTREPGATGLGTKIRRLVLDNDAESPSARAEALLYAADRAHHVATLIRPALARGAVVVSDRYIDSSLAYQGAGRTLPVEEISWLSAWATGGLKPDLVVLLDVEPQVGLRRAQGRGGTADRLESESVAFHERVRYAFLDLAAADPKRYLVLDATRPVDELRAAVLTRVEGLTRKLDSPTAAPDSAPEDPDSAPEADSARDDSARDDSARDDSARDDSARDGERPAADGIELGRR from the coding sequence GTGCTCGGGGTCGCGTCGTACGGTGACTGGCTCGGGCTCCTGGCCACCTCGATCTTCGCCGCCGCGCAGGTATCCGGCAGCGCGGCGCAGGGTGCGGCGTTCGGCGGTGTGATCGCCGTACGGTTGCTGCCTGCGCTCGTCCTCGGCCCGGTGGCCGGCGTCCTCGCCGACCGGTTCGACCGGCGCTACACGATGGTCATCTGCGATCTCCTCCGGTTTGTCCTGTTCGCGTCGATCCCGCTGCTGCCGATGTTCGGCGCGAGCGGTGCGGTGACCGTCGCCTGGGCGGCCATCGCGATTTTCCTCATCGAGACGATCACCCTGATCTGGATCCCGGCCAAGGAAGCCGCGGTACCCAACCTGATCCCCCGGGCACGGCTGGAGATCGCCAACCAGCTCACCTTGATAGCCACGTACGGCATCACCCCGGTCCTCGCCGCGATCAGCCTGGCCGTCCTCGACGCGGCGGTCCGTGCCGCCAGCGGGGCCGAACCACCATCCTGGGCCGAGCCGGCCCAGCTCGCGCTCTTCTTCAACGCCGCGTCCCGGCTGGCCACCGCGGTCGTGGTCTTCTACGGCATCAAGGAGATCAGCGGGCGCGACGGGGCGGCGGAGCGCACCGAACAGAGCCTGCTGCGGCAGTTCGTCGATGGCTGGCGGTTCATCGGCAAGACACCGCTGGTACGGGGCCTGGTGCTGGGCATCTTCGGGGCGTTCGCCGGCGGTGGCATCGTGATCGGCACCGCCCGGTTCTTCACCGCGTCGCTCAGCGCCGGTGACGCCGCCTTCTACCTGCTGTTCGCCGCCCTGTTCGTCGGCCTCGGGGTCGGGATCGGGCTCGGCCCGGCGGTGGTACGAGACCTGTCGCGCCGGCGCTGGTTCGGGCTGAGCATCGTGCTGGCCAGTGGTGCTGTGCTGATCCTGGCGCTCTCCATCCACTTGTCCATGGCGATCCTCGGCGCGGTGCTGGTCGGGGCGGCCGCCGGGATGGCCTTTCTGGCCGGGATCACTCTGCTCGGTGGCGAGATCGCCGACGACGTACGGGGACGGGTCTTCGCCGTGGTGCAGACCGGCACCCGGGTCGTGCTGATGTTGGCCATCTCGTTGAGCAGTGTGCTGGTCGGCGTCGGCGGGTCCCGTCAGGTCCAGTTCGCCAACCTCGGCATTTCCTTCTCCTCGACCCGCCTGCTGTTGCTGCTGGCCGGCTTGTTCGGCATCTTCGCCGGGCTCAGCGCGTTCCGCCAGATGGACGATAAACCGGGCGTACCGATCTTGGCTGATTTGTGGGGGTCGATCCGGGGCCGGCCGATCGGCCCGGCCGAACCGTTCACCGCCAGCGGCGTCTTCGTCGTCTTCGAAGGCGGCGAGGGAGCTGGCAAGTCGACCCAGGTGGCCGGGCTGGCGGAGGCGCTGCGAGGCCAGGGCCGCGAGGTGGTGGTGACCCGGGAGCCGGGCGCGACCGGACTGGGCACGAAGATCCGCCGGCTGGTGTTGGACAACGACGCCGAGAGTCCGTCGGCGCGGGCCGAGGCGTTGCTCTACGCGGCCGACCGGGCCCACCATGTCGCGACCCTGATCCGTCCGGCGCTGGCCCGGGGCGCGGTCGTGGTCAGCGACCGCTACATCGACTCGTCGTTGGCCTACCAGGGAGCGGGCCGGACCCTGCCGGTCGAGGAGATCTCCTGGCTGTCGGCCTGGGCGACCGGCGGGCTCAAGCCTGATCTCGTGGTCCTGCTCGACGTCGAACCGCAGGTCGGGTTGCGGCGGGCTCAGGGCCGAGGCGGTACGGCGGACCGGCTGGAGAGCGAATCGGTCGCTTTCCACGAGCGGGTCCGCTACGCCTTTCTCGACCTGGCGGCCGCCGACCCCAAGCGTTACCTGGTCCTGGACGCGACCCGACCGGTCGACGAGTTGCGGGCCGCCGTACTCACCCGGGTCGAGGGCCTGACCCGCAAACTGGATTCCCCCACCGCCGCGCCGGATTCCGCTCCAGAAGATCCGGATTCCGCTCCAGAAGCCGACTCCGCGCGGGATGACTCCGCGCGGGATGACTCCGCGCGGGATGACTCCGCGCGGGACGACTCCGCGCGGGACGGCGAGCGTCCGGCGGCGGACGGCATCGAGCTGGGACGGCGCTAG
- a CDS encoding DNA polymerase III subunit delta', whose amino-acid sequence MGTALVGAALGQDVFTELVGQDEAAETLRRAVAAAAALLADGGPAPAGGGGSPADGEIVADTGTAADDGPPAATGAMTHAWIFTGPPGSGRSVAARAFAAALQCHHGFGCGQCPGCHTTRAGTHADVRFVVPDGLSIGVGEMRALVLRAASTPSAGRWQVLVIEDADRLTEAAGNALLKAIEEPPPRTVFLLCTPSTHPDDISVTIRSRCRLVSLRQPPAEAVARVLTQRDGVPEKTATWAAAAAQGHVGRARRLAQDSDARKRRDAVLAVPRQLTGVGACFDAASALIAAAEAEAEAAVADIDAAERAALQTALGAGGTGRGAAGAARGSAGQLKELERRQKSRATRAQRDALDRALVDLAGFYRDVLVSALRAPVAPVHTDVAALAEAAAQKWSAEATLRRLEAVLTCREAIDNNVKPRIAVEAMMLTLWRG is encoded by the coding sequence GTGGGCACCGCGCTAGTGGGCGCCGCGCTCGGCCAGGACGTCTTCACCGAACTGGTGGGTCAGGACGAGGCGGCCGAGACGCTCCGACGGGCCGTAGCGGCCGCCGCCGCACTGCTCGCTGACGGCGGGCCTGCCCCTGCGGGCGGTGGCGGGTCTCCTGCTGACGGCGAGATCGTCGCCGACACCGGTACGGCTGCCGACGACGGCCCGCCAGCCGCGACCGGGGCGATGACCCACGCCTGGATCTTCACCGGCCCGCCGGGTTCCGGCCGCTCGGTCGCGGCCCGCGCGTTCGCCGCGGCACTGCAGTGCCATCATGGGTTCGGCTGCGGCCAGTGCCCCGGCTGCCACACCACCCGGGCCGGCACCCACGCCGACGTCCGGTTCGTCGTACCGGACGGGCTCTCCATCGGGGTGGGCGAAATGCGGGCCCTGGTGCTGCGCGCGGCCAGCACCCCGTCCGCCGGCCGCTGGCAGGTGCTGGTCATCGAAGACGCCGATCGGCTCACCGAAGCAGCCGGCAACGCACTGCTCAAGGCGATCGAGGAACCACCACCCAGGACTGTCTTCCTGCTCTGCACCCCGTCCACCCATCCGGACGACATCTCGGTCACCATCCGGTCCCGATGCCGGCTCGTCAGCCTGCGGCAACCTCCGGCGGAGGCGGTCGCCCGGGTGCTGACCCAACGGGACGGCGTACCGGAGAAGACCGCCACCTGGGCGGCGGCCGCAGCCCAAGGGCATGTCGGCCGGGCCCGCCGCCTTGCCCAGGACTCCGACGCCCGCAAACGCCGGGACGCGGTACTCGCGGTGCCCCGCCAGCTGACCGGCGTCGGTGCCTGCTTCGACGCGGCGTCCGCCCTGATCGCGGCGGCGGAGGCGGAAGCCGAGGCGGCGGTCGCCGACATCGACGCCGCCGAGCGGGCCGCCTTGCAGACCGCCCTCGGCGCCGGCGGGACCGGCCGGGGCGCGGCCGGTGCCGCTCGTGGCTCGGCCGGCCAGCTGAAGGAACTGGAACGACGGCAGAAGTCCCGGGCGACGCGGGCGCAGCGCGACGCCCTGGACCGGGCGCTGGTCGACCTGGCCGGCTTCTACCGTGACGTGCTGGTCTCGGCGTTGCGGGCCCCGGTGGCGCCGGTGCACACCGACGTCGCGGCGCTCGCCGAGGCCGCCGCCCAGAAGTGGTCGGCGGAGGCGACGCTGCGCCGGCTGGAAGCCGTGCTGACCTGCCGGGAAGCGATCGACAACAACGTCAAGCCCCGGATCGCCGTCGAAGCGATGATGCTCACTCTCTGGCGCGGCTAG
- a CDS encoding YbaB/EbfC family nucleoid-associated protein, translating into MVREIDEAWIEEAVERYRQIESRQAEFDRAVQAVEVTVRSPDGVVEIVVNAAGTVTDVRILGAPYARSNADLARSVRAAVTAAADAARWAREKLWSETFGARQPFAGV; encoded by the coding sequence GTGGTACGCGAGATCGACGAAGCGTGGATCGAGGAAGCGGTCGAGCGATACCGCCAGATCGAATCCCGTCAGGCCGAGTTCGACAGAGCGGTACAGGCCGTCGAGGTGACCGTCCGGTCCCCGGACGGCGTCGTGGAGATCGTGGTCAACGCCGCCGGCACCGTCACCGACGTCCGGATCCTCGGGGCACCGTACGCCCGCTCCAACGCCGATCTCGCCCGGTCGGTGCGGGCCGCCGTGACCGCTGCGGCCGACGCCGCGCGGTGGGCGCGAGAGAAGCTGTGGTCGGAGACGTTCGGTGCCCGCCAACCTTTCGCGGGGGTCTGA
- a CDS encoding type VII secretion target — MRAQADELARSAERLTGTARELAELPSSDLLPAEQTPGRLGALGAALRRQWQIAVVDRATEAADAGARLADLATGLRAASGAYQDTDDAVRDHHPDGV; from the coding sequence ATGCGTGCGCAGGCCGACGAACTGGCCCGCTCGGCGGAGCGGTTGACCGGTACGGCGCGGGAACTGGCCGAGCTGCCGTCGTCCGACCTGCTGCCAGCCGAGCAGACCCCGGGTCGGCTCGGGGCGCTCGGTGCCGCGTTGCGCCGCCAGTGGCAGATCGCCGTCGTCGACCGGGCGACCGAAGCAGCCGACGCCGGTGCGCGTCTCGCCGACCTGGCCACCGGGTTGCGGGCGGCGAGTGGTGCGTATCAGGACACCGACGACGCGGTCCGTGATCACCACCCGGACGGTGTCTGA
- the ricT gene encoding regulatory iron-sulfur-containing complex subunit RicT → MGMLCAVSFNRYGRLFYLDPGDLRPAVGDKVLVPTDDGTEVAECVWAAQWVDEDTDGFPRLAGLATEDDLRRDDVQRKRKAEAKVAAKRLIREHGLPMKVVAVDHVLEPGTLTSSRATIYFTAPHRVDFRSLVRDLGATLHCRVELRQLSARDSARVQGGIGSCGRDLCCATFLTDFEPVTIRMAKDQDLPLNPLRISGACGRLMCCLKYEHPLYQQFQASAPPVGSRVTTPQGDGRVVGHSVPRDSVVVRLDADGSRCSCSRASVCGPRKAHDEAYG, encoded by the coding sequence ATGGGCATGCTCTGCGCGGTCAGCTTCAACCGGTACGGGCGCCTGTTCTACCTCGACCCCGGTGATCTGCGACCGGCCGTCGGCGACAAGGTGCTGGTGCCGACTGACGACGGCACCGAGGTCGCCGAGTGCGTCTGGGCCGCTCAGTGGGTCGACGAGGACACCGACGGCTTTCCCCGGCTGGCCGGCCTCGCCACCGAGGACGACCTGCGACGCGACGACGTGCAGCGCAAACGCAAAGCCGAGGCCAAGGTCGCCGCCAAGCGGCTGATCCGCGAGCACGGCCTGCCGATGAAGGTCGTCGCCGTCGATCATGTGCTGGAACCCGGTACCCTCACCAGCTCCCGCGCCACCATCTACTTCACCGCCCCGCACCGGGTCGACTTCCGCTCGCTGGTCCGTGACCTGGGTGCCACCCTGCACTGTCGGGTGGAGCTGCGGCAGCTTTCCGCCCGAGATTCCGCGCGGGTCCAGGGCGGCATCGGGTCCTGCGGGCGGGACCTGTGCTGCGCCACCTTCCTCACCGACTTCGAGCCGGTCACCATCCGGATGGCCAAGGACCAGGACCTGCCGCTCAACCCGTTGCGGATCTCCGGTGCCTGTGGGCGGCTGATGTGCTGCCTGAAGTACGAACACCCGCTCTACCAGCAGTTCCAGGCGTCGGCACCGCCGGTCGGCAGCCGGGTCACCACCCCGCAGGGAGACGGCCGAGTGGTGGGGCACAGCGTCCCGCGCGACTCGGTCGTGGTCCGACTCGACGCCGACGGGTCGCGGTGCAGCTGCAGCCGGGCCTCGGTCTGCGGACCCCGCAAGGCACACGACGAGGCGTACGGCTAG
- a CDS encoding metallophosphoesterase, whose amino-acid sequence MTDDQTERPSARDPSASASAGDPPDRRPASSDDDTRPARPRPRSLDPKELGFTPRPPVPWLAPLLLLSTGLRTLLAALFGAYLDKRELQSALPDDVHSHDSVDGELWIDYVADLGDGFPATYSLAYLLAQPDLAIDGAVRLPRGDLLVMGGDQVYPSASGEAYEDRCKGPYQAASPKAPTGRPQPTLYAIPGNHDWYDGLTAFLRLFARRRDASIGGWRTEQKRSYFAVRLPHNWWLFAIDEQFGAYLDDPQLMYFEQAAAQLGPADRVILAVPEPTWVKAEVDHQAYDAVDYFLRTVIKPTGARVPVMISGDLHHYARYAHPDRQLITCGGGGAYLSATHKLPERITVPPADTIARKASPSREYVLAGRYPQADRSRRYSWGIFHRLPRRNPGFAALLGTLQTLLMLAVAGVIVSWSDTDGQRLFSIPLVAMVVLTLAASVVFAKPPSASGVRHSRHWLLGLGHGVAHIGLAWVGALVWLQLPFVDWPWPLPVVAAAVVYGPLAGLVATQLTAGYLVLAGAFDVNLNELFAGQGIEDAKGFLRMRIDADGALTIHPIAVDRICRRWRTDPAGRPDSSWIVPEQPLTARLAEEPITVR is encoded by the coding sequence GTGACGGACGACCAGACCGAGCGCCCTTCCGCCCGCGATCCCTCGGCGTCGGCCAGCGCGGGCGACCCTCCCGACCGCCGGCCCGCCAGCTCCGACGACGACACCCGGCCGGCCCGGCCACGGCCCCGGTCCCTGGATCCCAAGGAACTCGGTTTCACTCCTCGTCCGCCGGTGCCCTGGCTGGCCCCGCTGCTGCTGCTCAGCACCGGGCTGCGGACCCTGCTGGCCGCGCTGTTCGGTGCGTACCTCGACAAACGGGAGCTGCAGAGCGCGCTGCCGGACGACGTGCACTCCCACGACTCCGTCGACGGCGAGCTGTGGATCGACTACGTCGCCGACCTCGGTGACGGGTTCCCGGCCACCTACTCGTTGGCGTACCTGCTGGCGCAGCCGGACCTCGCTATCGACGGCGCCGTCCGGCTGCCGCGCGGCGACCTGCTGGTGATGGGCGGCGACCAGGTGTATCCGAGCGCCAGCGGCGAGGCGTACGAGGACCGGTGCAAGGGTCCGTACCAGGCGGCGTCGCCGAAGGCGCCGACCGGACGGCCGCAGCCGACGCTTTACGCCATCCCCGGCAACCACGACTGGTACGACGGGCTGACCGCGTTCCTGCGGCTGTTCGCCCGCCGCCGGGACGCCTCCATCGGCGGCTGGCGCACCGAGCAGAAACGCTCGTACTTCGCCGTCCGACTGCCCCACAACTGGTGGCTGTTCGCCATCGACGAGCAGTTCGGCGCCTACCTCGACGACCCGCAGTTGATGTACTTCGAGCAGGCCGCCGCGCAGCTCGGACCCGCCGACCGGGTGATCCTGGCGGTGCCGGAGCCGACCTGGGTCAAGGCCGAGGTCGACCATCAGGCCTACGACGCGGTGGATTACTTCCTGCGTACGGTGATCAAGCCGACCGGTGCCCGGGTGCCGGTGATGATCTCCGGCGACCTGCACCACTATGCCCGTTACGCGCACCCGGACCGGCAGTTGATCACCTGCGGCGGGGGCGGCGCATACCTGTCGGCCACCCACAAGCTGCCGGAGCGGATCACCGTACCGCCGGCCGACACGATCGCCCGCAAGGCCAGCCCGAGCCGCGAGTACGTGCTGGCCGGACGCTACCCGCAGGCCGACCGTTCCCGTCGCTACAGCTGGGGCATCTTCCACCGGCTGCCGCGCCGCAACCCCGGCTTCGCCGCCCTGCTCGGCACACTGCAGACGCTGCTCATGCTCGCCGTCGCCGGGGTGATCGTCTCGTGGTCGGACACCGACGGACAGCGGCTGTTCAGCATTCCGCTGGTCGCCATGGTGGTGCTCACCCTGGCCGCGTCGGTGGTCTTCGCCAAGCCACCGAGCGCCAGTGGTGTCCGACATTCCCGGCACTGGTTGCTCGGGCTCGGGCACGGCGTCGCGCACATCGGGCTGGCCTGGGTCGGCGCGCTGGTCTGGCTGCAGTTGCCGTTCGTCGACTGGCCGTGGCCGCTGCCGGTGGTCGCCGCCGCCGTGGTCTACGGCCCGCTGGCCGGCCTGGTGGCCACCCAACTCACCGCCGGCTACCTGGTTCTGGCCGGCGCGTTCGACGTCAACCTCAACGAGCTCTTCGCCGGGCAGGGCATCGAGGACGCCAAGGGTTTCCTGCGGATGCGGATCGACGCCGACGGCGCCCTGACCATCCACCCGATCGCGGTCGACCGGATCTGCCGGCGCTGGCGGACGGATCCGGCCGGCCGGCCGGACAGTTCGTGGATCGTCCCGGAGCAGCCGTTGACCGCCAGACTGGCCGAGGAGCCGATCACCGTCCGGTGA
- a CDS encoding IS630 family transposase: MAEPVRARRLTQEEGRKLQQLVRRGKHDSVRVRRALIIMASASGTPAPAIARLTAGHEDTACDVIHAFNEIGLRALDPQWAGGRPRRISDDDEALIVATAKARPSTLGRPFTCWSLRKLADYLATDAARTVDVGRERLRQILRRNEVSWQRTRTWKESNDPDFDAKLDRIEEVTSRFPNRCFAFDQFGPLSIRPHHGRGWAPRSHPGRLPATYRRTHGVRYFHGCYSLGDDQLWGVNRRRKGADHTLSALKSIRRARPDGAPIYVVLDNLSANKTPAIRAWAARNGVELCLTPTNASWANPIEAQFGPLRMFTMANSNHPNHTVLARKLQKYLRWRNANARHPDVLATQRRERARVRSERQQRWGRPGPRPPDRSDPVNVHGQRTSC, from the coding sequence GTGGCCGAGCCGGTACGGGCACGGCGGTTGACGCAAGAAGAAGGCCGGAAGCTGCAACAACTCGTCCGTAGAGGCAAGCACGATTCGGTCCGGGTACGGCGGGCGCTGATCATCATGGCGTCGGCGTCCGGGACACCGGCACCGGCGATCGCCCGGCTGACCGCGGGTCACGAGGACACCGCCTGCGACGTGATCCACGCGTTCAACGAGATCGGTCTCCGCGCGCTGGACCCTCAGTGGGCGGGAGGCCGTCCCCGCCGGATCAGTGACGACGACGAGGCGTTGATCGTCGCGACGGCCAAGGCCCGCCCGAGCACGCTCGGGCGGCCTTTCACCTGCTGGAGCCTGCGCAAACTCGCCGACTACCTGGCCACCGACGCCGCCCGGACGGTGGACGTGGGCCGGGAACGGCTGCGGCAGATCCTGCGCCGCAACGAGGTCAGCTGGCAGCGGACCCGCACCTGGAAGGAATCCAACGACCCGGACTTCGACGCCAAACTCGACCGGATCGAGGAGGTGACGAGCAGGTTCCCGAACCGGTGTTTCGCGTTCGACCAGTTCGGGCCGCTGTCGATCCGTCCGCACCACGGGCGCGGCTGGGCCCCGCGGTCGCATCCCGGCCGGCTGCCGGCGACCTACCGTCGCACGCACGGCGTCCGGTACTTCCACGGCTGCTACAGCCTCGGCGACGACCAGCTCTGGGGCGTCAACCGCCGCCGCAAGGGCGCGGATCACACCCTGTCCGCGCTGAAGTCGATCCGCAGGGCGCGGCCGGACGGCGCACCGATCTACGTGGTCCTGGACAACCTGTCGGCGAACAAGACCCCGGCGATCCGGGCCTGGGCTGCCCGCAACGGGGTCGAGCTGTGCCTCACGCCGACCAACGCGTCCTGGGCCAACCCGATCGAGGCGCAGTTCGGGCCGCTGCGGATGTTCACCATGGCCAACTCGAACCATCCCAACCACACCGTCCTGGCCCGCAAGCTGCAGAAATACCTGCGTTGGCGCAACGCCAACGCCCGCCATCCCGACGTCCTGGCCACGCAACGCCGCGAACGCGCTCGTGTCCGCAGCGAACGCCAGCAACGCTGGGGCCGTCCCGGACCAAGGCCGCCTGACCGATCAGACCCGGTGAACGTTCATGGACAACGCACTAGCTGCTAG
- a CDS encoding insulinase family protein, whose amino-acid sequence MDGEILQLPGPAGAVIVAHRPESSTTSLVATYARGFGHDPADTPGVAHLHEHLYLATLRSVMTAPIVAHAQTHADTMKVSATVLTEASSDLVTALTTASQLLAAGRIDDDVRLRECRAIDVELSEWFGNPLLVTGHKLAALATQRHQLARFDECRIGGSSAITAKDLRAHAARREATYPERLVIVGSRPAEEWLPVADALRAPSFAPDPTTTAPADEPTTPRSDLSGSDTRVYVGIPLHPGTPGKAEAAQLAAKILLHERGPLAEVGKRVGARFRGGSVVPGAGRVVVTGSWLVEDARQREAIGIAMSQHSGQAAPALIATQAAALPERRSAAVTNPATLAATVDAWQSGYGIDPTATSTPCADMIDRCVRTGWNQAVLVGANQARSGPF is encoded by the coding sequence ATGGATGGTGAGATCCTCCAGCTGCCAGGGCCGGCCGGTGCGGTGATCGTGGCGCATCGACCGGAATCCTCGACTACCTCCCTAGTCGCCACCTACGCGCGCGGCTTCGGCCACGACCCCGCAGACACGCCAGGAGTGGCCCACCTGCACGAACACCTGTACCTGGCGACCCTGCGCTCGGTCATGACCGCGCCCATCGTGGCGCACGCCCAAACCCATGCGGACACGATGAAGGTCTCGGCCACCGTACTGACAGAGGCCAGCTCAGATCTGGTCACGGCGCTGACTACCGCCTCCCAGCTGCTCGCCGCAGGAAGAATCGATGACGACGTCCGGCTACGCGAGTGCCGAGCAATCGATGTCGAACTGTCCGAGTGGTTCGGTAACCCGCTGCTCGTCACCGGGCACAAGCTCGCCGCACTAGCAACCCAGCGACACCAACTGGCCCGGTTCGACGAGTGCCGCATCGGCGGTAGCTCCGCCATAACAGCGAAGGATCTGCGAGCGCACGCAGCCCGGCGCGAAGCGACCTACCCCGAGCGGCTGGTGATCGTCGGTTCCCGTCCGGCGGAAGAGTGGCTGCCCGTGGCGGACGCCCTCAGGGCACCCAGCTTCGCACCCGATCCGACTACGACCGCACCCGCAGATGAACCCACCACCCCTCGATCGGACTTGTCCGGCTCTGACACTCGCGTATACGTCGGCATCCCACTCCACCCGGGCACCCCGGGAAAAGCCGAGGCAGCACAGCTCGCCGCCAAGATCCTGCTGCACGAGCGAGGCCCACTCGCCGAAGTAGGCAAGCGTGTGGGGGCCCGGTTCCGGGGAGGCTCGGTCGTTCCCGGAGCAGGCCGTGTCGTTGTCACCGGCAGCTGGCTCGTCGAGGACGCACGGCAGCGGGAAGCGATCGGCATCGCGATGAGCCAGCACAGCGGGCAAGCGGCACCGGCGTTGATCGCGACACAGGCGGCGGCTCTACCGGAGCGACGTAGCGCCGCGGTGACCAACCCAGCAACGCTTGCCGCCACGGTCGATGCCTGGCAATCCGGTTATGGCATCGACCCGACTGCCACCAGCACACCCTGTGCGGACATGATCGACCGCTGCGTCCGCACGGGCTGGAACCAGGCCGTGCTCGTCGGAGCCAACCAGGCGCGAAGCGGGCCGTTCTGA
- a CDS encoding MFS transporter yields MTTDSPPVTTEAPAHTPGPWQAWRLLLLANACSLIGNYVQNLALPLWVLAVTGSYTAAGITFAVGTLPVVVCAPLAGRIVDRFNRRLVFITCELLCALLVLVLIWAVRAENLTVVYIVVALLKAVGSASIPAVQAMLKERLAGDDVRPVIALFEVVFGATMSLGPLIGAALSAGVGIGAALWVNLASFVVAGLLATLLRPSPTETARRTAAPTGDRPATRLEPVRWRAIDPKLRRVALAEAAYFLFLGSEVVIALAVFEQSVGIAAAAVYQTLAGIGWIAASSLIVRRSTRQPLVLWAGAAVSAVAAAALVLSGQSWSWAAVVVVGLLGGAGNVMIAGAATVVYQSLTSNDVIGRVFAFRRAVLNLLMTVSYVAIPFVGDLTARPALILLVAGAANLVITTLLLLPRHSPSPERQR; encoded by the coding sequence GTGACAACTGACAGCCCCCCAGTCACTACCGAAGCCCCCGCGCACACGCCCGGACCATGGCAGGCATGGCGCCTCCTGCTGCTCGCGAACGCATGCTCCCTGATCGGCAACTACGTCCAAAACCTCGCCCTTCCGCTGTGGGTGCTGGCAGTGACCGGGTCATACACAGCAGCCGGCATCACCTTCGCCGTCGGCACCCTGCCGGTGGTCGTCTGTGCGCCCCTCGCCGGCCGGATCGTCGACCGGTTCAACCGGCGGCTGGTCTTCATCACCTGCGAGTTGCTCTGCGCGCTTCTGGTATTGGTCCTCATCTGGGCGGTACGCGCCGAGAACCTCACCGTCGTCTACATCGTCGTGGCGCTCCTCAAGGCGGTGGGCAGCGCATCCATTCCCGCCGTGCAAGCAATGCTCAAGGAGCGGTTGGCCGGCGACGACGTCCGACCGGTGATCGCCTTGTTCGAGGTCGTCTTCGGCGCGACCATGAGCCTCGGCCCGCTGATCGGCGCCGCGCTCTCCGCCGGGGTCGGCATCGGAGCAGCGTTGTGGGTCAACCTCGCCTCGTTCGTCGTGGCGGGACTCCTGGCGACCTTGCTGCGTCCGTCACCGACCGAGACCGCGCGTCGCACGGCGGCGCCCACGGGTGACCGGCCGGCGACACGGCTGGAGCCCGTGCGATGGAGGGCTATCGACCCGAAACTACGCCGGGTCGCGCTCGCCGAGGCGGCGTACTTCCTATTCCTCGGCTCGGAGGTAGTCATCGCCCTGGCGGTGTTCGAGCAATCGGTCGGCATCGCGGCGGCCGCCGTGTACCAGACGTTGGCCGGCATCGGCTGGATCGCCGCCTCCTCGTTGATCGTGCGTCGATCCACACGCCAACCACTCGTACTGTGGGCGGGGGCGGCGGTGTCCGCCGTGGCAGCCGCCGCACTCGTCCTCAGCGGCCAATCCTGGAGCTGGGCCGCGGTTGTCGTGGTGGGCCTTCTCGGCGGCGCCGGCAACGTGATGATCGCCGGCGCAGCGACCGTGGTCTACCAGTCATTGACGTCCAACGACGTCATCGGCCGTGTCTTCGCGTTCCGCCGCGCGGTGCTGAACCTCCTGATGACCGTGTCATACGTGGCCATCCCCTTCGTCGGAGACCTAACCGCCCGCCCTGCTCTGATCCTGCTCGTCGCCGGAGCCGCGAACCTGGTGATCACCACGTTACTGTTGCTGCCCCGGCACAGCCCCAGCCCCGAACGGCAGCGATGA